The Rickettsiales bacterium genome includes a region encoding these proteins:
- the dat gene encoding D-amino-acid transaminase, with protein sequence MARISYVNGRYIDHQRAVVHIEDRGYQFADGVYEYIAFYSHMPLDMEPHINRLMRSLDELEIAMPVAKEALPVIIGELISRNRRDDGGIYIQITRGVARRDHAFPSVNVRPSLVITICGAKTPKPQDFTNGVEVITHNDNRWGRCDIKSVSLLANVLAKQEAVSNKVKEVILVDKNGFVTEGAASNVFIVTKSGDIVTHQADESILSGITRGVVVDIANSMGITVLERSFSIKELVEASEVFITSTSINVLPVVKIGDKVIGNGKVGELTNKLQMLYNSHIYEQTGKKF encoded by the coding sequence ATGGCACGGATTTCTTATGTTAACGGAAGATATATAGATCATCAAAGAGCGGTAGTTCACATAGAGGATCGTGGTTATCAATTTGCTGACGGTGTATATGAGTATATCGCTTTTTACAGCCATATGCCGCTTGATATGGAGCCACATATTAACCGCCTTATGCGCAGTCTTGACGAGCTTGAGATAGCCATGCCGGTAGCTAAGGAAGCGCTTCCGGTTATTATTGGTGAGCTTATAAGTAGGAACAGGCGTGATGATGGTGGTATATATATCCAAATAACAAGAGGAGTGGCGCGTCGTGATCACGCGTTTCCTTCTGTAAATGTTAGACCTTCTTTAGTAATTACTATATGTGGGGCAAAAACTCCAAAGCCACAGGATTTTACAAATGGTGTTGAGGTTATAACTCACAATGATAATCGTTGGGGGAGGTGTGATATAAAGTCAGTATCATTACTAGCGAATGTACTGGCAAAACAGGAGGCGGTAAGTAACAAGGTCAAGGAAGTTATATTAGTTGATAAAAACGGATTTGTAACTGAGGGCGCAGCTTCTAATGTATTTATAGTTACAAAATCGGGTGATATTGTTACTCATCAGGCGGATGAGTCCATACTTTCTGGTATTACTAGAGGGGTGGTTGTTGATATTGCCAATAGTATGGGGATTACAGTTTTAGAGAGGTCGTTTAGTATTAAAGAGCTAGTAGAGGCATCCGAAGTGTTTATTACTTCCACCAGTATTAATGTGCTACCAGTGGTAAAGATAGGTGATAAAGTAATAGGAAATGGCAAAGTTGGTGAACTGACTAACAAGCTGCAAATGCTTTATAACAGCCATATTTATGAACAAACAGGAAAGAAGTTTTAG
- a CDS encoding HAD-IA family hydrolase → MSKIVDLPKPEVVIFDWDNTLVDTWPTIHDALAKTFGAMGREVWTMEQVKERVRKSMRDSFPEIFGDNWREAADLYQSNYRAIHLERLSALPEALSVVKKVKDMGLYSVVVSNKKGDNLRKEVEHIGWNHLFDKVVGATDANRDKPFIDPVELALAGSGFSPASGVWFVGDSEIDLECAQNTGCTAILYGDDAAAHPEYSATHYRGFPYHAHVQNHNRTLELLSGFI, encoded by the coding sequence GTGAGTAAGATTGTTGATTTACCAAAACCGGAAGTGGTGATTTTTGACTGGGACAATACTTTGGTAGATACTTGGCCAACTATTCATGACGCGCTAGCGAAGACATTTGGTGCTATGGGGCGTGAAGTATGGACAATGGAGCAGGTAAAGGAGAGGGTGCGTAAATCTATGCGTGATTCTTTTCCTGAGATTTTTGGTGATAATTGGCGGGAAGCGGCGGATCTTTATCAGAGTAATTATCGGGCGATTCATTTGGAGCGGCTTAGCGCATTGCCGGAGGCTTTATCTGTTGTGAAGAAGGTAAAAGATATGGGGCTATACAGCGTGGTGGTGAGTAATAAAAAAGGTGATAATTTACGCAAAGAGGTAGAGCATATTGGCTGGAATCATTTGTTTGACAAGGTGGTTGGCGCGACTGACGCTAATCGTGATAAGCCTTTTATAGATCCTGTAGAATTAGCACTTGCCGGAAGTGGTTTCTCACCAGCTAGTGGCGTGTGGTTTGTTGGTGACAGTGAGATTGATCTTGAATGTGCTCAAAATACAGGGTGTACAGCGATTTTATATGGTGATGACGCTGCCGCTCATCCTGAGTATAGCGCGACGCATTATCGGGGTTTTCCATACCACGCCCACGTCCAGAATCATAACAGGACTTTGGAGTTGCTTTCTGGCTTCATCTAG
- the rpsU gene encoding 30S ribosomal protein S21 → MVEVVVRDNNMDQALRALKKKMQREGLFREMKMRRHYEKPSEARVRESAEAKRRARKLARKNSYND, encoded by the coding sequence TTGGTAGAAGTTGTAGTACGTGATAATAACATGGATCAAGCTTTGCGCGCGCTTAAAAAGAAAATGCAGCGTGAAGGACTTTTTCGTGAGATGAAAATGCGCCGCCACTATGAGAAGCCTTCCGAAGCTCGTGTTCGTGAATCCGCTGAGGCGAAAAGAAGAGCTCGTAAGCTAGCTCGTAAGAACTCTTATAACGATTAA
- the hisI gene encoding phosphoribosyl-AMP cyclohydrolase translates to MKKNIIDILKQIKFDSNGLVPAIAQDYQSGEVLMMAWMNANAIQKTINSGEVHYWSRSRGRLWKKGETSGNVQNLKEFTLDCDGDTILLKIEQVGVACHTGKRSCFFNKI, encoded by the coding sequence ATGAAAAAAAACATAATAGATATACTAAAACAGATAAAATTTGATAGTAACGGGCTTGTTCCGGCAATAGCACAAGATTATCAAAGCGGTGAGGTATTAATGATGGCGTGGATGAACGCTAATGCCATTCAAAAAACCATTAATAGCGGTGAGGTTCACTATTGGTCACGCTCACGTGGGAGGTTGTGGAAAAAAGGTGAAACTTCCGGTAATGTCCAGAATCTTAAGGAATTTACACTAGATTGTGATGGCGACACAATATTACTTAAAATTGAACAGGTTGGCGTTGCCTGCCATACTGGCAAGCGTAGCTGTTTTTTTAATAAGATATAG
- a CDS encoding alpha/beta hydrolase, whose protein sequence is MLKESLTKPKTSFIDVPTVSKETTHKIAIYEWNSGSSPVGTVFCVHGLTRNGRDFDVLASKLCSDYHVYSVDIAGRGKSQWLEDYSLYNYNSYLADIIYIINHLKLNDIHWIGTSMGGIIGMMLANTSPSIIKTMTLNDIGCLVPKEGLERILKYISEPTIFSNINKATASLRDRTLSFGLSDEEFSVLLTHSLQKTDDEKIMLTYDPNITKSLNIADKPVEDVNLWAMWEVIKSIPTLLIRGMDSDILTHETAIGMKESHPNLTLLEIANTGHAPALMNDNQVGSIKNFLGKNK, encoded by the coding sequence ATGTTAAAAGAGTCTCTAACCAAGCCAAAAACCTCTTTTATAGACGTTCCAACAGTCAGCAAAGAAACAACTCACAAAATAGCTATATATGAATGGAATAGCGGTTCTTCTCCTGTGGGTACTGTATTCTGTGTTCACGGACTCACAAGAAATGGCAGAGATTTTGACGTATTAGCCAGCAAATTATGTTCCGATTATCATGTATATTCCGTTGATATAGCGGGACGAGGAAAAAGCCAGTGGCTAGAAGATTACAGTCTATATAATTATAACAGCTACCTTGCTGATATAATATATATAATAAATCATTTGAAATTAAATGATATACATTGGATAGGCACATCAATGGGCGGAATCATTGGTATGATGCTGGCTAACACCTCACCTTCTATTATCAAAACCATGACTCTAAATGATATAGGCTGTTTAGTTCCTAAAGAAGGCTTGGAAAGAATACTTAAATATATAAGCGAGCCAACAATTTTTTCTAACATAAATAAAGCGACAGCGTCTCTGCGTGACAGAACCTTATCATTTGGATTAAGCGATGAAGAATTCTCCGTATTGCTCACCCACAGTCTTCAAAAAACCGATGACGAAAAAATAATGCTTACCTATGATCCAAACATCACAAAAAGCCTTAATATCGCTGATAAACCAGTGGAAGACGTAAATCTGTGGGCAATGTGGGAAGTTATAAAATCAATTCCAACATTACTTATTCGTGGTATGGATTCAGATATACTAACCCACGAAACCGCCATAGGAATGAAAGAATCTCATCCAAATCTTACCTTGCTAGAAATAGCAAATACTGGACATGCTCCCGCCCTGATGAATGATAATCAAGTAGGATCCATCAAAAATTTTCTTGGTAAAAACAAATAG
- the raiA gene encoding ribosome-associated translation inhibitor RaiA yields the protein MKISVSGKGVDVGSALKSHIEEQIEEHVKKYIDRVTSVHVVISREAHLFRVDITGNIGTHSGLVIRGRGALEDIYAAFDEALEKISKQLRRYKRKITNHHKNATEHDELNKRGIGTKYIISADSGEQDEKQSGIVIAEKPTDIEKLTVSEAVMRMDLQDLPALMFYNSAHGRLNIIYRRTDGNISWVDPSEEKAA from the coding sequence ATGAAAATTTCTGTTTCAGGAAAAGGGGTGGACGTTGGCTCCGCTCTGAAGTCACACATTGAGGAACAAATTGAGGAACACGTAAAAAAATATATAGATAGAGTCACCAGCGTCCACGTTGTTATATCACGTGAAGCACACCTATTTCGTGTAGATATTACTGGCAATATAGGAACTCACTCTGGTCTGGTGATACGCGGTCGTGGCGCTCTTGAGGATATATACGCGGCTTTTGACGAGGCCTTAGAAAAAATTTCTAAGCAGCTAAGAAGGTATAAGCGTAAAATCACTAATCACCATAAGAACGCCACTGAACATGATGAGCTTAACAAGCGTGGTATTGGCACTAAATACATAATATCCGCTGATTCCGGTGAGCAAGATGAGAAACAATCCGGTATAGTGATAGCGGAAAAACCAACTGACATAGAAAAGCTAACCGTTAGTGAGGCTGTTATGAGGATGGACTTACAAGATCTTCCCGCTCTCATGTTTTACAACTCAGCTCACGGTAGGTTAAATATTATATATAGAAGAACTGATGGTAACATTTCTTGGGTAGATCCATCAGAAGAAAAAGCCGCCTAG
- a CDS encoding NAD-dependent epimerase/dehydratase family protein, producing MSSCSVIIVAEDGGALLFATIESVLRQENLTEIIVFDNGNSPTVMSRLQQRALSETKIRIISGYDSLLYSRCCNIAAKQASSDYLLFLKSNYLLAPDAITRLVDILGSEKKAFISSGVVQRYDNSYNTILRTKVVTPKTAFLDVISLRSAARKMWAKSQEMINERLEEQDKKPFDVVAVSSACICIKSSDFKKLGGFDEEYYQQDEELDLTLRAKQIGGRVLCDPTVKVTHLPDNNSLRLSFAQLLSKSKNLVRYIKKFFSGHYIIGTLFIINSLVMARAFIMASLCSVYGALRKKRDSFNTHFDDIMIKRLLILALGDVDLSRNKNLEKKIVLVTGATSQVGLCVIRRLIASGAAVLAISRSDEVPYYHSHLRWLKGDLTDHDVSLDGYCVDAVVHCAPLWQLPPLVEMLKESEAKRIIAISSTSVFTKLLSNNEFEKDFVLKLQAAEELLTEKCGKYGINYTVFRPTQIYGMGIDVRITNIAKIIRRFGFMCVYPPAVGRRQPVHADDVAIAIINSMENTNTYGKSYNLSGGQVLGYRDMLAKIFALYGKKVRVINSTMLPFILDIVGKISRKKHVNGEIARRMNDDLMFFHDDAKKDFGYSPRSFLSGGLKDIERF from the coding sequence GTGAGTTCCTGTAGTGTCATTATTGTTGCTGAAGATGGTGGAGCGTTGTTGTTCGCCACCATAGAGAGTGTTCTTAGACAGGAAAATTTAACTGAAATTATAGTGTTTGATAATGGTAACTCACCAACCGTTATGTCTCGTCTTCAGCAAAGAGCACTTTCTGAGACAAAAATAAGAATAATATCTGGCTATGATAGTTTGCTTTATTCAAGATGCTGTAACATAGCCGCTAAGCAAGCTTCCTCAGATTACTTATTATTTCTCAAGTCAAATTATTTATTAGCGCCGGATGCCATTACTAGGCTTGTTGATATTTTAGGAAGTGAAAAGAAGGCGTTTATAAGCAGTGGGGTTGTTCAGCGCTATGATAATAGTTATAACACAATTTTAAGGACGAAGGTTGTCACTCCAAAAACTGCTTTTCTTGACGTAATTTCATTACGTTCTGCTGCTAGGAAAATGTGGGCTAAATCACAGGAAATGATAAATGAAAGGTTGGAGGAGCAGGATAAAAAGCCTTTTGATGTGGTTGCGGTATCTAGCGCTTGTATATGTATAAAATCATCTGATTTCAAAAAACTTGGTGGGTTTGATGAGGAGTATTATCAGCAGGATGAGGAATTAGACCTAACACTTAGGGCTAAACAGATTGGTGGTCGTGTTTTATGTGATCCGACTGTTAAAGTAACACATCTGCCTGACAATAACTCTCTAAGGCTTTCGTTCGCGCAGCTCTTGAGTAAGAGTAAGAACCTTGTGAGGTATATAAAGAAGTTTTTTTCTGGTCATTATATAATTGGTACGTTGTTTATAATTAATTCTTTGGTTATGGCACGCGCATTTATAATGGCTTCGTTGTGTAGCGTGTACGGAGCTTTACGCAAAAAGAGAGACAGCTTTAATACGCATTTTGATGATATAATGATCAAGAGATTGTTGATATTAGCGCTTGGTGACGTTGATTTATCACGAAATAAAAATCTTGAGAAGAAGATTGTTTTGGTAACAGGAGCTACCAGCCAAGTTGGGCTCTGTGTTATACGTCGTTTGATAGCGTCTGGAGCGGCGGTGCTTGCTATTAGTAGGAGCGATGAAGTGCCGTATTATCACTCACATTTGCGTTGGCTGAAAGGTGATTTGACCGATCATGATGTCAGCCTTGACGGCTATTGTGTTGACGCTGTCGTACATTGCGCGCCGCTTTGGCAATTACCTCCACTTGTAGAAATGCTTAAGGAATCGGAAGCTAAGCGCATAATAGCTATCAGTTCTACGTCGGTGTTTACTAAGCTGCTTTCAAATAATGAGTTTGAGAAAGATTTTGTGTTGAAGCTACAAGCAGCGGAAGAATTGTTGACAGAGAAATGTGGGAAATATGGAATAAATTACACTGTTTTTAGACCGACACAGATATATGGTATGGGAATTGACGTGAGAATAACTAATATAGCGAAAATAATCCGTCGTTTTGGTTTTATGTGTGTTTATCCTCCGGCTGTTGGGCGCAGGCAGCCGGTGCACGCTGATGATGTGGCGATCGCGATAATAAACTCTATGGAAAATACAAATACTTATGGTAAATCTTATAATTTAAGTGGTGGTCAAGTTCTTGGTTATAGGGATATGCTCGCTAAGATATTCGCTTTATATGGTAAAAAAGTGAGGGTAATAAATAGCACGATGTTGCCATTCATTTTGGATATCGTGGGCAAAATATCTAGGAAAAAACATGTAAATGGTGAGATCGCTAGAAGAATGAATGATGACTTAATGTTCTTCCATGATGACGCGAAGAAAGATTTTGGCTATAGTCCACGTAGCTTTTTATCCGGTGGTCTTAAGGATATTGAGCGTTTTTAG
- a CDS encoding TonB family protein: MSSIIKRKTIPFEYLGYSYFIAAFIMAIALHILALLGWMMMPHMEVKDVVVHTINIRLGDDNTRFIEEEEENPQPEADNSKQLEAELTKFVRKKAPKTATKKSDGESEDKPDSKAEVPQKMPDTAQTEDAPISDDVSSPRQFVRAMPSKFKYSNYGNKLGNSDSSDAEIRARYEQIISLWIQKFKVYPEIARARMMQGETKIRIRIDRRGNIRYRALEYSTGYTELDKAAFDMVRRANPVPAVPDNYPSGDLHEFLIPVDFYIR, from the coding sequence ATGTCTTCTATTATAAAAAGAAAAACAATTCCTTTTGAATATCTTGGTTATTCATATTTTATAGCGGCTTTTATTATGGCGATTGCTTTGCATATATTAGCCTTGCTTGGATGGATGATGATGCCACATATGGAAGTAAAAGATGTAGTGGTTCACACGATTAATATAAGGCTTGGTGATGATAATACCAGATTTATTGAGGAAGAAGAGGAGAATCCACAACCGGAGGCGGATAACTCAAAGCAGTTAGAAGCGGAGCTCACGAAATTTGTACGTAAAAAAGCGCCTAAGACGGCAACCAAGAAAAGTGATGGTGAATCTGAAGATAAGCCTGATAGTAAAGCAGAAGTTCCACAAAAAATGCCTGATACAGCACAAACAGAGGACGCTCCAATTAGTGATGATGTTTCCTCACCAAGACAATTTGTAAGGGCTATGCCATCAAAATTCAAATATAGTAATTATGGTAATAAGCTTGGCAATAGTGACTCTAGTGATGCTGAGATAAGGGCTAGATATGAGCAGATAATTTCGTTGTGGATACAGAAATTTAAGGTTTATCCAGAGATAGCGAGAGCTAGAATGATGCAAGGTGAGACGAAAATTCGTATCAGGATAGATAGAAGAGGTAACATACGCTATCGCGCTCTTGAGTATAGCACTGGTTATACAGAGTTAGATAAGGCGGCATTTGATATGGTAAGAAGGGCAAATCCAGTTCCGGCTGTGCCTGATAATTACCCTAGTGGTGACTTACATGAGTTTCTAATACCTGTTGATTTTTATATAAGATAG
- a CDS encoding PTS sugar transporter subunit IIA translates to MNIASLLSVNAIIPDLHARDKKQVLKQLAASAAKFCDIPEKEIYSILLQRENMGCTGMGNGVCIPHGRFDNIDKIFLLFARLHKPIDFMAADGKKVDLVFLLLTPSNVDSEHLKTLALISRLLRDRDLCATLRATSDRDELHALLTASY, encoded by the coding sequence ATGAATATCGCGTCATTACTTTCTGTAAATGCTATAATACCTGACTTACACGCTCGTGATAAGAAACAGGTATTAAAGCAGCTTGCCGCGAGTGCGGCTAAATTTTGCGATATTCCAGAAAAGGAAATATACTCTATACTTCTTCAGCGTGAGAATATGGGCTGTACTGGAATGGGAAATGGAGTTTGTATCCCACATGGCAGGTTTGATAATATTGACAAGATATTTTTATTGTTCGCAAGATTACATAAACCAATTGATTTTATGGCGGCGGATGGGAAAAAGGTTGATTTAGTGTTCCTATTACTCACACCTTCTAATGTTGATAGTGAACATCTTAAAACCCTAGCCCTTATCTCACGCCTACTCAGAGATCGTGATTTATGCGCGACATTACGTGCCACTAGTGACAGAGATGAGCTTCACGCTCTGCTTACAGCCAGCTATTAA
- the xth gene encoding exodeoxyribonuclease III, whose product MPLKIVSWNINSIRIRIPLLQKLIDTENPDIICLQETKVTDELFPLKQIKQLGFNNILFSGQKSYNGVAILAKPEVSENVCMRIADSNDKRHIATSIYNKVELHNFYVPAGGDIPDPKQNPAYGFKLRFVEAMTDWSCELKKNKKSAIILGDFNIAPLPNDVWSHKQLMNVVSHTEPEITRLNKLKDSYSWCDVARHFTSEDEKVYSWWSYRNRDWKKSNRGRRLDHIWVTPDLVSSVKNFSILREARDWQSPSDHVPIIMEIEL is encoded by the coding sequence ATGCCTCTTAAAATAGTAAGCTGGAATATAAATTCTATAAGGATACGTATTCCTTTGTTACAAAAGCTAATAGACACAGAAAATCCAGATATAATTTGTCTTCAAGAAACTAAAGTAACCGATGAGCTTTTTCCACTAAAACAAATAAAGCAACTAGGGTTTAATAATATATTATTCTCCGGTCAAAAAAGCTATAACGGAGTTGCCATACTCGCTAAACCAGAGGTTAGTGAAAATGTGTGTATGCGGATAGCTGACTCAAACGACAAAAGACATATAGCAACCTCCATTTATAATAAAGTTGAACTGCATAATTTTTACGTACCGGCCGGCGGGGATATTCCAGATCCTAAACAAAATCCAGCTTATGGCTTTAAGCTACGTTTTGTGGAAGCAATGACTGATTGGTCGTGTGAGTTAAAAAAGAATAAAAAATCAGCCATCATTCTTGGTGATTTTAATATCGCCCCACTTCCTAATGATGTCTGGTCACACAAGCAACTCATGAACGTGGTAAGCCATACCGAACCAGAAATCACTAGACTTAATAAACTCAAAGATTCCTACTCTTGGTGTGACGTAGCTAGACATTTCACCAGTGAAGATGAGAAAGTCTATAGCTGGTGGAGCTATCGTAATCGTGACTGGAAAAAATCCAATAGAGGACGCAGACTCGACCATATCTGGGTCACCCCTGACCTCGTTTCCTCAGTTAAAAACTTCTCTATATTAAGAGAAGCTCGTGATTGGCAATCTCCCTCCGACCATGTGCCAATAATAATGGAAATAGAATTGTAG
- a CDS encoding phosphatase PAP2 family protein yields MSNTSDLWYDWLGLNTWLFKKINSISGEQIYDFLMKVASSFGNKELLPYFLSIIIAYAVISLMWRIFAQKGGNKYYAIAWFNIFLIMAGGLYAGKESVTYIQKHFAFPRPYVALHGKVKQLEKLPADEAYKSFPSIHVAFITIMVIALWPALNENFRWAGIGLICAVSWSRMALGVNYPMDVISGFMIMLIEMLIIRTIYYGLINRIFKTGF; encoded by the coding sequence ATGAGTAACACAAGCGATTTATGGTATGACTGGCTTGGACTTAACACTTGGTTATTTAAGAAGATAAATTCTATAAGCGGTGAGCAGATTTACGACTTTTTAATGAAAGTGGCGAGTTCTTTCGGCAACAAGGAATTACTTCCTTATTTTCTATCCATTATAATAGCATACGCCGTTATAAGCCTCATGTGGCGTATATTCGCGCAAAAAGGCGGCAATAAATATTACGCGATAGCTTGGTTCAATATTTTTCTAATAATGGCGGGCGGACTTTACGCTGGGAAAGAATCAGTCACCTATATCCAAAAACATTTCGCTTTCCCTCGCCCATATGTCGCCCTACACGGCAAAGTAAAACAGTTAGAAAAATTACCAGCGGATGAAGCATATAAGAGCTTTCCAAGTATCCATGTCGCTTTTATTACCATTATGGTAATCGCCTTATGGCCAGCCCTTAATGAAAATTTCCGCTGGGCTGGAATTGGTCTTATATGCGCTGTTTCATGGTCACGAATGGCTCTTGGCGTTAATTACCCTATGGATGTAATAAGTGGATTTATGATTATGTTAATAGAGATGCTTATAATCAGAACGATATATTATGGGCTGATAAACCGTATATTTAAGACTGGCTTTTGA
- a CDS encoding D-amino acid dehydrogenase yields the protein MKFIILGSGLLGVTSAYELGKRGFDVTVIDQASEAAADTSYANGGQLSYNHAEPWANSYVLPKLPAWIIRPDSPLVFRPRMEMPFINWSLSFLRNCTKRRADINTVNMLRLGLYSRISMHKIQQDENLEFNYSQKGILHIYSSEAELEHGKRQMEFQAKFGGEENILSQEEVFALEPALANSNQKIIGGIHAVNDESGDARLFCKELAKRASEKYGVKFEYGVKLESINAKDRKITSIKTSKGEMSADNFVMALGSYSAVHLRTLGINVPIYPMKGYSITIKAGESCPNISITDGTHKIVYSRLGDNIRVAGTAEFAGYNHDINENRITPIVNAAKNLLPKADWNSEISKWACLRPSTPDGPPIIGRTPYVNLFLNTGHGTLGWTQAAGSSVLLADIIEKKTPDILLHGLTLNRYKIDLKQIK from the coding sequence ATGAAATTTATTATCCTTGGCTCTGGTTTACTTGGCGTTACCTCCGCTTATGAACTTGGAAAACGTGGTTTTGACGTAACCGTTATTGACCAAGCGAGTGAAGCCGCCGCTGACACTAGCTACGCTAATGGTGGACAATTAAGTTATAACCACGCCGAGCCATGGGCAAACTCATATGTACTTCCTAAACTGCCAGCATGGATAATACGTCCTGACTCACCTCTAGTGTTCCGGCCACGCATGGAAATGCCTTTTATCAATTGGAGCCTATCATTCCTACGAAATTGCACGAAGCGCCGTGCTGATATAAATACCGTAAACATGTTGCGCCTTGGTCTTTACAGCCGTATATCCATGCATAAAATCCAGCAAGATGAGAATCTTGAGTTTAACTACTCACAAAAAGGCATATTGCATATCTACAGCAGCGAAGCAGAGCTGGAACATGGCAAAAGACAAATGGAATTCCAAGCGAAATTCGGTGGTGAGGAAAACATTCTCTCACAAGAAGAGGTTTTCGCACTAGAGCCAGCACTAGCGAACAGTAATCAGAAAATAATCGGCGGTATCCACGCTGTTAACGATGAAAGCGGCGATGCCCGTCTATTCTGTAAAGAGCTAGCGAAAAGAGCTAGCGAGAAATACGGAGTTAAGTTTGAGTATGGCGTAAAACTGGAGAGCATAAACGCCAAAGATAGAAAAATTACCTCCATAAAAACTAGTAAAGGAGAGATGAGCGCGGATAATTTTGTTATGGCTCTTGGCTCGTACAGCGCGGTACATCTAAGAACACTTGGCATTAATGTCCCTATATACCCAATGAAGGGCTATAGTATAACCATAAAAGCGGGTGAGTCGTGCCCGAATATCAGCATCACCGATGGCACACATAAAATAGTGTATAGCAGACTTGGCGATAATATAAGGGTCGCTGGAACCGCTGAGTTCGCTGGATATAATCATGATATTAATGAAAACCGTATAACACCAATAGTAAACGCCGCGAAAAACTTGCTTCCTAAAGCTGATTGGAACAGTGAAATAAGTAAATGGGCATGCCTTAGACCCTCCACACCAGATGGTCCTCCCATAATTGGGCGTACTCCTTACGTGAACCTATTCTTAAACACCGGACACGGCACACTCGGTTGGACACAAGCCGCCGGAAGCTCTGTACTTCTCGCTGATATAATTGAGAAGAAAACACCGGACATACTGCTGCATGGTCTAACCTTAAATAGGTATAAAATTGATCTCAAACAAATAAAATAA
- the hisN gene encoding histidinol-phosphatase, translating into MTDSIEQYLSFANRLADISREILQKNFNNQIDIQQKPDKSPVTELDIRIEREIRSLIEKIYPEHGIIGEELGKHNEKSDFKWIIDPIDGTKLFIAGYPTFTTLIGLLYKEKPVIGVIDQPILEQRWSAISGQLTTYNNEKITINSNKSLKQANLATTSTGYFDSEQQQKFNKLSELTGNTILGGDAYAYMMLAQGRIDIVVDAGMKPYDFCALPPIIEGAGGIITDWNGNHLTCLSDGSVIAAANKKIHMEALKKLSE; encoded by the coding sequence ATGACCGATAGTATAGAGCAATATTTATCATTTGCCAACAGACTAGCAGATATAAGCCGTGAAATATTACAAAAAAACTTTAATAATCAAATTGATATACAGCAAAAACCTGATAAAAGTCCCGTAACGGAGCTTGATATACGCATAGAACGAGAAATACGCTCACTTATTGAGAAAATATACCCTGAACATGGAATAATCGGAGAGGAATTAGGAAAACATAATGAAAAATCTGACTTCAAATGGATAATTGACCCAATTGACGGCACTAAATTATTCATTGCTGGCTATCCCACATTTACCACTCTTATCGGCTTGTTATATAAAGAAAAACCAGTGATAGGCGTAATAGATCAACCTATACTTGAACAACGATGGTCTGCCATATCTGGTCAGCTTACCACATATAACAATGAGAAAATTACTATAAATAGCAATAAATCACTAAAACAAGCTAATTTAGCGACCACCTCAACCGGATATTTTGATTCTGAACAACAACAAAAATTCAATAAGTTAAGCGAATTGACAGGAAATACTATATTAGGGGGCGATGCTTATGCCTATATGATGCTTGCACAAGGTAGAATAGACATTGTAGTAGACGCAGGAATGAAACCATACGATTTCTGCGCCCTCCCACCTATTATAGAAGGCGCCGGAGGAATAATCACCGACTGGAACGGCAACCATCTTACCTGTTTATCTGATGGCAGCGTAATCGCGGCGGCAAATAAGAAAATACACATGGAAGCCCTGAAAAAACTGTCAGAGTAA